Proteins encoded by one window of Cydia fagiglandana chromosome Z, ilCydFagi1.1, whole genome shotgun sequence:
- the LOC134679287 gene encoding uncharacterized protein LOC134679287 — protein MKYNILGNTDMKVSHVSMGGASFSNIYGSFNEEKSLQLIKKTLSLGVNYLETGPWYGQGSSEKVIGKALKDIPRDTYFIAVKVGRYEKDIRKMFDFSEEKTEAVVDNTLKLLQLDYVDLIQMHDITFAPDISIILKETLPALDRAVKDGKARYIGVADYDLDLMKEIIEESDIQLSTILSYSKSTLFDNRLQNYTKYFKSKGVGIINAAATGMGLLTNRGPQPWHPASDDIKALCQRASNYCKEQGVELARLATWFTLNQPDVDTNVCGFFNIDQMEDTLNVSEKGLTEHEKAVLAHLQLRFFDNVTLHWDEVELNAYKTKLENITTL, from the exons atgaaatacaaTATCTTAGGTAATACTGATATGAAGGTTTCCCATGTTAGTATGGGAGGAGCATCTTTCAGCAACATTTACGG ATCATTCAACGAGGAAAAAAGTCTACAACTTATTAAGAAAACTCTAAGTTTAGGAGTAAACTACTTGGAAACTGGGCCGTGGTACGGTCAGGGAAGTTCAGAGAAAGTTATAGGCAAG GCGCTCAAAGACATCCCAAGAGATACGTATTTCAtcgcagt CAAAGTTGGACGCTACGAGAAAGATATCCGGAAAATGTTCGACTTCTCTGAAGAGAAGACTGAAGCGGTCGTGGACAACACTTTAAAACTTCTTCAACTCGACTACGTGGATCTGATTCAA ATGCACGATATCACTTTTGCACCGGACATTTCAATAATTCTAAAAGAAACCCTGCCAGCATTGGACAGAGCTGTGAAAGATGGCAAAGCCAGATATATCGGAGTAGCTGACTATGATTTAGATTTGATGAAGGAGATAATTGAAGAGTCTGACATCCAACTATCTACAATTCTGTCATATTCTAAATCCACATTATTTGACAACCGATtacaaaattatacaaaatactttaag AGTAAAGGCGTGGGCATAATAAACGCAGCGGCTACCGGCATGGGCCTGCTGACCAACCGCGGGCCGCAGCCTTGGCACCCAGCAAGTGATGACATCAAAGCGCTTTGCCAACGAGCGTCTAATTACTGCAAG GAGCAAGGAGTAGAGCTGGCTCGACTAGCAACATGGTTCACCTTAAACCAGCCCGACGTTGATACGAATGTGTGCGGATTTTTCAACATAGATCAAATGGAGGACACCTTGAATGTCTCAGAAAAAGGGCTCACCGAACATGAAAAGGCGGTGTTAGCTCATCTGCAATTGAG GTTTTTTGACAATGTTACATTACACTGGGATGAAGTAGAATTGAATGCATACAAGACAAAATTAGAGAACATTACtacattataa